One genomic segment of Deinococcus sp. YIM 134068 includes these proteins:
- a CDS encoding GDSL-type esterase/lipase family protein: MKRLSFSGLAFSGLAFPALLSLSVLLLGSCAPFRAGQDTTGPATPFTRYVALGDSITAGFQSGGLTAASQRAAYPTLLGERGGLDVPMPEVNDPGCPPPVGVAGTKNCTLRQPGVVSPVVAVPGAKVGDVLSSTDTAVTDPDPQLYDAALYRAILGPGTTQLEAALARRPLFATVWIGNNDVLLPTLRGRPDQATPLDRFRTDYAAMVDRLRAGGVRYLVLMTVPDVTRVPALIPARLLRLRGLVDASCQGQEVYFGTVVIGRATQASPLSCSAPEALTAAEYAGSQRIVEGYNAAIREIAAARNVPVFDVTPVLDALPGRPLLPSAAQPFGPSFSLDGVHPSTLSHRRFAQELAVFMNAQFGTRLNTRP; the protein is encoded by the coding sequence ATGAAGCGCCTGTCTTTCTCTGGTCTGGCTTTCTCTGGTCTGGCGTTCCCCGCCCTGCTATCTCTCAGTGTGCTGCTGCTCGGCTCCTGCGCCCCCTTTCGTGCGGGGCAGGACACGACCGGACCGGCCACGCCGTTCACCCGCTACGTCGCGCTGGGCGACAGCATCACCGCCGGGTTCCAGTCGGGCGGACTGACGGCGGCATCACAGCGTGCGGCGTATCCCACGCTGCTGGGCGAGCGGGGCGGGCTGGACGTGCCCATGCCGGAGGTGAACGACCCCGGCTGCCCGCCCCCGGTCGGCGTGGCGGGAACGAAGAACTGCACGCTCCGTCAGCCGGGCGTCGTGTCCCCGGTGGTGGCCGTGCCCGGCGCGAAGGTGGGCGACGTGCTCTCCAGCACCGACACCGCCGTCACCGACCCCGACCCGCAACTGTACGACGCGGCGCTCTACCGGGCCATCCTCGGGCCGGGCACCACCCAACTGGAGGCGGCGCTGGCCCGCCGTCCCCTCTTCGCCACCGTCTGGATCGGCAACAACGACGTGCTGCTGCCCACCCTGCGGGGACGACCAGATCAGGCCACGCCGCTCGACCGCTTCCGCACCGACTACGCCGCGATGGTGGACCGACTGCGGGCGGGGGGCGTCCGCTACCTCGTGCTGATGACGGTGCCGGACGTGACGCGGGTGCCCGCCCTGATTCCGGCGCGGCTGCTGCGGCTGCGGGGATTGGTGGACGCCAGTTGTCAGGGGCAGGAGGTGTATTTCGGAACCGTCGTCATCGGGCGGGCGACCCAGGCCTCTCCCCTCTCCTGCTCGGCCCCCGAGGCGCTGACCGCCGCCGAGTACGCGGGGTCCCAGCGCATCGTGGAGGGGTACAACGCCGCCATCCGCGAGATCGCCGCCGCCCGGAACGTGCCCGTCTTCGACGTGACCCCCGTGCTCGACGCGCTGCCGGGACGGCCCCTGCTTCCTTCTGCCGCACAGCCATTCGGGCCGTCGTTCAGCCTCGATGGGGTTCATCCGAGTACCCTTTCTCACCGCCGTTTTGCACAGGAACTTGCGGTGTTCATGAACGCGCAGTTCGGGACGCGGTTGAACACGCGGCCTTGA
- a CDS encoding alpha/beta hydrolase — protein sequence MEQFAQFSVSGQRLYGMLHVPDGERPSSGWSSVVVLHGFTGNRGGDHRLLPLLSRSLAPRGVASLRFDFRGSGESEGDFSEMTVAREVEDVEAAFAYVRGLPQMDSERVMLLGFSMGGLVAALAAERVRPHRLALWAPALPELWLPFLRGGYAPPVILDYNGWPLGREFLLEMPRLRPLEAAARWGGVARVFHGDADQTCPPEFGVRYAQALGCDAIAIPGGTHTFESLETTEMLYRETARFLTGR from the coding sequence ATGGAACAGTTCGCCCAGTTCTCCGTGTCCGGCCAGCGCCTCTACGGGATGCTGCACGTCCCGGACGGCGAGCGGCCCTCCTCCGGCTGGTCCTCGGTCGTCGTCCTGCACGGCTTCACGGGCAACCGGGGCGGCGACCACCGCCTGCTGCCGCTGCTCTCGCGCTCTCTCGCCCCGCGCGGCGTGGCCTCCTTGCGCTTCGACTTCCGGGGGAGCGGCGAGTCGGAGGGCGACTTCTCCGAGATGACCGTCGCCCGCGAGGTGGAGGACGTGGAGGCCGCCTTCGCCTACGTGCGCGGCCTGCCCCAGATGGACTCAGAGCGCGTGATGCTGCTGGGCTTCTCGATGGGCGGTCTCGTCGCGGCCCTCGCCGCCGAGCGGGTGCGGCCCCACCGCCTCGCCCTGTGGGCACCCGCCCTGCCGGAGCTGTGGCTGCCCTTCCTGCGCGGCGGGTACGCGCCGCCCGTCATCCTCGATTACAACGGCTGGCCGCTGGGCCGGGAGTTCCTGCTGGAGATGCCGCGTCTGCGCCCGCTGGAGGCCGCCGCACGCTGGGGCGGCGTGGCCCGCGTCTTCCACGGGGACGCCGACCAGACCTGCCCGCCCGAGTTCGGCGTCCGTTACGCCCAGGCCCTCGGCTGCGACGCCATCGCCATCCCCGGCGGCACCCACACCTTCGAGAGTTTGGAGACGACCGAGATGCTGTACCGGGAAACGGCGCGGTTTTTGACGGGGAGGTAG
- a CDS encoding pyridoxamine 5'-phosphate oxidase family protein, producing MTEPQHIDDPKEAARILAEKIEGVRFATFTTISQGGTLHGRPMATQEAEFDGDLWFFTYADSHKVADVEANPQVNLGYNNPDKNLWVNVTGTAERVDDRAKMQELWKPPLKAFFPDGVDDPNLTLLKVTPHQAEYWDGPASGIGKVVAFARTLASGGKTPPGKDVKLDLEGNV from the coding sequence ATGACCGAGCCGCAACACATCGACGACCCGAAGGAAGCCGCCCGCATCCTCGCCGAGAAGATTGAGGGCGTGCGCTTCGCTACCTTCACGACCATCTCGCAAGGCGGCACCCTCCACGGGCGACCAATGGCGACCCAGGAGGCCGAGTTCGACGGCGACCTGTGGTTTTTCACCTACGCCGACAGCCACAAGGTCGCGGATGTGGAGGCTAACCCGCAAGTCAACCTGGGCTACAACAACCCCGACAAGAACCTGTGGGTCAACGTGACGGGCACTGCCGAGCGGGTGGACGACCGTGCGAAGATGCAGGAACTGTGGAAGCCGCCGCTCAAAGCGTTTTTCCCCGACGGCGTGGACGACCCCAACCTCACCCTGCTCAAGGTTACGCCGCATCAGGCCGAATACTGGGACGGCCCGGCCAGCGGCATCGGCAAGGTCGTCGCCTTCGCGCGGACGCTGGCGAGCGGGGGGAAGACGCCGCCCGGCAAGGACGTGAAGCTGGACCTGGAGGGAAACGTCTAG
- the aspS gene encoding aspartate--tRNA(Asn) ligase, with product MTTEPLSHLQRTLTRELPQHEGRTVRLQGFLHARRDLGGVQFLVLRDRSGLAQCVGSGLTLPLPESSIEVVGRVKAHAKAPGGFEVAVESLRVLTAATQPPPVEIPKMEWNVNPETMLDYRVVTVRGLKERAALKVQAELVAGFRDHLMTEGFTEISTPKIVSAGAEGGANLFPIDYFGRPAYLAQSPQLYKQIMVGVFERVFEVAPVYRAEEHATSRHLNEYLSLDVEMGFIESEEDVMDLETRLLAAITTRLRERAGDEFKLLGSTIPDVPARIPRITLLDARQLVAEKYGHAVGGKDLDPEAERLLSQHYAETEGTDFVFVTKYPRAARPFYAHPDEGELTRGFDLLFRGIEITSGGQRIHDHAMLMESIAAYKLNPESLAGYTEVFQYGMPPHGGFAIGAERLTAKLLGIANVRYARAFPRDRHRLTP from the coding sequence ATGACCACCGAACCCCTGTCCCACCTCCAGCGCACCCTCACCCGCGAGCTGCCCCAACACGAGGGGCGGACCGTGAGACTGCAAGGCTTCCTGCACGCCCGCCGCGACCTCGGGGGCGTGCAATTTCTGGTCCTGCGCGACCGTAGCGGCCTCGCCCAATGCGTCGGCAGCGGCCTCACCCTCCCCCTGCCCGAGAGCAGCATCGAGGTGGTCGGGCGGGTCAAGGCGCACGCGAAAGCCCCCGGCGGCTTCGAGGTGGCGGTGGAGAGCCTGCGGGTCCTGACCGCCGCCACTCAGCCGCCGCCCGTCGAGATTCCCAAGATGGAGTGGAACGTCAACCCCGAGACCATGCTCGACTACCGGGTGGTCACGGTGCGGGGGCTGAAGGAGCGCGCGGCCCTGAAGGTGCAGGCCGAACTCGTGGCGGGCTTCCGCGACCACCTCATGACCGAGGGCTTCACCGAGATCAGCACGCCCAAGATCGTGTCGGCGGGGGCGGAGGGCGGGGCGAACCTCTTTCCCATCGACTACTTCGGGCGACCGGCCTACCTCGCCCAGAGTCCGCAACTCTACAAGCAGATCATGGTGGGCGTCTTCGAGCGCGTCTTCGAGGTCGCGCCCGTCTACCGCGCCGAGGAACACGCGACGAGTCGCCACCTCAACGAGTACCTCAGCCTCGACGTGGAAATGGGCTTCATCGAGTCCGAGGAGGACGTGATGGACTTAGAGACCCGTCTCCTCGCGGCGATCACGACGCGGTTGAGGGAGCGTGCCGGGGACGAGTTCAAGTTGCTCGGCTCGACCATCCCCGACGTGCCCGCCCGCATTCCCCGCATCACGCTGCTGGACGCCCGGCAACTCGTGGCGGAGAAGTACGGCCACGCGGTCGGCGGCAAGGACCTCGACCCGGAGGCCGAGCGCCTGCTCTCGCAGCACTACGCGGAGACGGAGGGCACCGACTTCGTGTTCGTCACCAAGTACCCCCGCGCCGCCCGGCCCTTCTACGCCCACCCCGACGAGGGCGAGCTGACGCGCGGCTTCGACCTGCTCTTCCGGGGCATCGAGATTACCTCCGGCGGCCAGCGCATCCACGACCACGCGATGCTGATGGAGTCCATCGCCGCGTACAAGCTGAACCCCGAGTCGCTGGCGGGCTACACCGAGGTCTTCCAGTACGGGATGCCCCCCCACGGCGGCTTCGCCATCGGGGCCGAGCGGCTGACGGCCAAGCTCCTCGGCATCGCCAACGTGCGGTACGCGCGGGCGTTCCCGCGTGATCGGCACCGGCTGACGCCGTAG